A genomic stretch from Coffea eugenioides isolate CCC68of unplaced genomic scaffold, Ceug_1.0 ScVebR1_1488;HRSCAF=2345, whole genome shotgun sequence includes:
- the LOC113755446 gene encoding dolichol-phosphate mannose synthase subunit 2-like, with amino-acid sequence MDLADKAVGLLLSVISLSVFTYYTFWVIILPFVDTDNFVHKYFLPQEYAILIPVFALAALLCFLCMFVGYVMLKSKKKKA; translated from the exons ATGGATTTAGCAGACAAGGCCGTGGGGCTGCTGTTATCGGTAATCAGCTTGTCAGTTTTCACTTACTATACATTCTGGGTGATCATACTG CCGTTCGTTGATACTGATAATTTTGTGCACAAGTACTTTTTGCCTCAAGAATATGCCATTCTGATTCCGGTGTTTGCTCTTGCGGCGCTGCTTTGCTTCCTCTGCATGTTTGTTGGATATgtgatgctcaaatccaaaaAGAAGAAGGCATAA